AAAATCTTGAATTCGCCACTGCATGACTGAGGTCAAGCCTAACTTTCATGCCAAAGAGATCACAACCTAAGTTGatggtttatttatttttattttcttaaaaaatcctTTAACCGGTAGTGTAGCCACATACAATACAATGACAGTGATTAGTTGGACACTCTTAATtgaaaaatcatatgtatagtaaacatattaaatatatatatatgtcaaaaagaaagtgtattatatataaataattttgaacACTCTTAATGAAATTTCTTATGTCGCCCCTATCATAACTAAtcacaaaatttcttttttgctCTAAATTGAACTCTTTTTGGCTCTTTCGTCGTCGGTCCATCTAATAACGAGATTTGGATTATTtagtcaacatcatcattaaaTTATTGGAAACAGCTTGTCCTTTTGGATAATCTCTAATGATTTCAAAGTGACTCGTTCTTTACTTATTTGCTCAATCAATTATTCATGTTTTGTGCATATTCCGactattttttccttaattctcataatctatatacataaattcatgCGCATTATCGGGATTATGATGAAATGACATTTGATTGTTCAGCAAACTTGTGatttatgttggaaaaactGAATGAAATTTGGCAAACAAATATATTCTGTTTCTGATATGGGATGAAGTTCAAACAGTAGACCGGTTTTTGGAAGGGGGGGGTGTGTTTAGACACGTGTCACATTGCAAAAGGATGTGGATCAGGGCGGCTTTAGAGAACAACCTATGAGTTCGCATGAAATAATAGCTTTTGCAGAGACGTTGTGTATAGAGTAAAAAACATTAAATATCTGTAAGTATTTGATTGTGAacccttattattattattattattattattattattattattattattattatgttatattaatTTGAGGTAACTATAAAATTTCACAAATTTCAAATCTTGAATCTGCCTCTAGTGTAGACCCATTGACACTAAATGAAGTAAGTTGTATACACTGTCCGTGTATAAATGCTTTATACCCATCAGATTATATTGACGTGCAATAACACACAACTTATGGAGATCGACAAACGAGGTGCTTCAACTCGCCACATCTACTAATTTGACTCCTGTATCAATTAGAAAAGTTAAGGGTAGAAAAATAGTACAATAAATAACTGCTTGTTTTCTAAACTATATATCAAATGTTTGAATGCAAATATCTCTCCACCTATGATGTCTTCTTTTGTTTCATGGGTGTGGGAGTGAGGGGGCTTATGGATTTAGTTAAAAAAGAGAATAAAGGGTCAAATGAAAAGCCAGCAACTAGCAACATGGATGAATAGCACTGTCTATGCAAGAAGTTGTAAGACATTTAATGTACCAATATGCTACAATGAAAGCAAAGAAAACCTTAACCAATCAAGTTTCAGTATTTAAGTGTGTGACGAGAAAAGCTTTCCTTCTTTATCTTTAAGTCAAGGAAAActcaaaagaaaaggaacacTTATGGATTGGTACAGGCCAAAGAAATGGACAGCTACCAAAAAAACAGTTGAACTTCAAGAGTACTAATcatagtataaaaaaaaaattcacactATCAGCCTGCTGTAGCAGGTATCGATAACAATAAACAAGTCTCAGTCCAAAAATTTGTTGGGGTAGACTATGAATCTTCATTGTCCATGTTTGTCCATTTAAAAATTATCTTAAGCCAACATTACATATTTACACAAagtaaaaaatcaaaatgtaAAGTActactttttttatatatatatattttctactgAAATAAGGATGTCTAGTAGTGTAAAGACTCTTAGCATTGTACCTAAAGTAAACATATTACATGATTTAAACATATTCCTAATTAAAATCGCGTACATATagatctttttctttcattatcatctttcTTTCGCCAAGTCCATTATGCATTGATATATTCCAAGAGACTATCCGTTTTTTGAAACAAGCCATCTTAAATGActttcaatatttattttatcctCGATGTGTGCTACTTGCACCTTTTGACGAATATACATAGTTAAACAACCTTGTTTAACATTGTTGTAGCAGATAATATATATACCTTATTTTCTAGGTTACTAATCATATTTTCTATGAATTATGAATTGTCATTTAACAATCCATTACTGTAAAAATTATTTGACAGAAAGTAGCTCAAATTAAATAACATtagggggtgggggaggggagGGGACCAGTTCACCGTCCATATCACACTTAGAcatagctaaaaaaaaaaaacaaaaaaaaaaaagaaatatacaaAAACTCCATCAGATCTAAGTCTTCTGTTTTTCTAAAGCTAAGTTATTAGCTAACCCTAACTCAGCTCCTTCTCTATTCTCTTCTGCAAACTAAAGAAACAAAGTGAAttcaattttctcttcttttttgtttcaataaaatcattatctatCTTTTCAAATCATTACAACCTTTCCCTTTCTTGTACTTTCATTTTCTTTGCTTCTCAACTTTAGTTCTCTCTCACTCTTTCCATACATCTACATCCTAAGAAACAAGTACAATTATCAGAGACAGATTCAGAGTTTTGAGTCAACGGGTCAAAGTAGATGTGATCTACTAGACTTATTtacattttcatatttcatttcataagtATAAGTAATTCGATCTGAAAGTAGCTAGCTAGTGGTTCAACTGATCAATCTGTTGAACTTGCTCTAGATCTGCCTCTCTTACAATTAAACTAAATTTCTATGGATCCGTCGAACAATTCGCTCCCCCCTCCTTTCCACACGAGGAATTTCAACTTACAACACCagaaccaccaccaccaacaacaacttcAGTTCCAAAGCTCGGAAGACGAACAAAGTGGAACAAGTGGCCTAAACATGTCTGGGCAAAAGCGAGATCGCGaagacaacaacaataaccacgatgacaacaacaacaataacaataataactcgAATGCTGGCGAATCGACTGATGAATTAGGCTTTAACGGAACAAATAGAGAAGGTGAGTTCAATAGAAGGCCAAGAGGTAGGCCTGCTGGATCCAAAAATAAGCCTAAGGCACCTATAATTATCACTAGGGATAGCGCAAATGCCCTTAGAACTCATGTTATGGAAATTGCtgatggttgtgatattatggaaagTGTTTCAAGTTTTTCAAGAAGACGTCAAAGAGGAGTGTGTATTATGAGTGGAACAGGCAATGTTACAAATGTAAACTTAAGACAACCAGCTTCACCAggtacaattttttattttttattttaaatttatttataaatttcattttttttcgaTGACCGAGTTGGTAATGTTACCTTGTTTTGGGCTTATCAGGGGCAATTGCAACCTTACACGGGCGCTTTGAGATTTTATCCTTAGCAGGATCTTTTCTCCCACCACCAGCTCCGCCAGCAGCTTCAGGGTTGACTATATACTTGGCTGGCGGACAAGGTCAGGTGGTGGGAGGTTGTGTGGTAGGGTCACTTATGGCATCTGGTCCGGTTGTGATTATGGCCGCTTCATTTAGCAATGCTGCTTATGAAAGGCTTCCATTAGAGGAGGATGACTCAAATCAGCTTCCGGTTCAAGGAGGTTCACTAGGTTCTCCTGGAGCTGTCGCTACAGGacaaggacaacaacaacaacaacaacaattgtTAGCTGACCCGTCGATGTTTCATGGAATGCCACCAAATCTTCTCAATAATGTTCAATTGCCTTCCGAGGCCTATTGGGCAACGGGTCGACCTCCATTCTAACTAGTTGAGATTCGTGGAAGGGCCGAgtaattttctttgatttacTTGTTTAAGTTCACCGCCCTCAAGTTTTGGATCGTGTGTCGCGATCCAAAACTTGAGGGCCGTGACCTTTAATTAGTTAAagttctctctcttcctctctcaCTCTTCAAGAATTCTTAGCAAAGATTCTTAGGTAAAGGGGTTTCAGATGTTAGACCATTTTGAGTTCTTCATGATTGTTTCTTTTAGTCACATCAAACTTTGAGTTAAAAGTCCTTTTTCAagttaggtttttgggttttgtgAGTTTGTTATGATGAtcatatgatatgaaatgtttgtCATAAATTGATCAAATGGATTTTGTAAATTTGCTAGTTTGTTGATGAGTTCCATCCCATATGAACTTAGATCATAGACTAATTTCAATTCTTCCTTATATCAAAGACAAGcaaataggaaattcatgatTATTTATGAAACTCATGGTTGTGTGGGTTGCTTCTAATTAGCACGAGCACATCGTTATTTCATAATCATGATAGAGTTGGATACAGACTTTTGAATTTATGGTTCTGAATTCTAGAATAGACAGTTAATTGGgttctaaata
This portion of the Lycium ferocissimum isolate CSIRO_LF1 chromosome 1, AGI_CSIRO_Lferr_CH_V1, whole genome shotgun sequence genome encodes:
- the LOC132059568 gene encoding AT-hook motif nuclear-localized protein 26-like; amino-acid sequence: MDPSNNSLPPPFHTRNFNLQHQNHHHQQQLQFQSSEDEQSGTSGLNMSGQKRDREDNNNNHDDNNNNNNNNSNAGESTDELGFNGTNREGEFNRRPRGRPAGSKNKPKAPIIITRDSANALRTHVMEIADGCDIMESVSSFSRRRQRGVCIMSGTGNVTNVNLRQPASPGAIATLHGRFEILSLAGSFLPPPAPPAASGLTIYLAGGQGQVVGGCVVGSLMASGPVVIMAASFSNAAYERLPLEEDDSNQLPVQGGSLGSPGAVATGQGQQQQQQQLLADPSMFHGMPPNLLNNVQLPSEAYWATGRPPF